From the Cyclopterus lumpus isolate fCycLum1 chromosome 25, fCycLum1.pri, whole genome shotgun sequence genome, one window contains:
- the zgc:113149 gene encoding flocculation protein FLO11 has translation MSASWREDEEESKVGGVRGSRLKPRFSFNEVKLLLEAVKMNRYIILRKFNQGVSAEAKKQTWAEITNQINSLGENHREVRQIMKKWADLKCDGKRRAIALRGPNGSNVRKKNLGPVERMVNKILMMSPRGGGDSDLDFGEDEDLSKLYSKGPPTTTASYSYLSLTDSSHSIPGGAPYDLSPLSSPEKELGDTFHSSSDFELPDDGDGTMDFEENDDSMLSSYPSPLPPPSTSLDPLPDNALLRMKPVHTYSRNHSQNHTSPRPASVASGLPPVSDSDAASSSAAPPPSRSPPSSNTTTSSLPAPSSSSTLVTANTCTPHPAPPSSSIPGAPALTATVSSNSHGPVPSSSGLPPNRPSTSGSSLSDPLPAGASSRRAHDHVAQMASQGLQQQRASRMLLTSVSQSLEILAQSVQLLVESQQEFVQESLLLQRETVDILRDFSNTALTMLRDKSNSGQLATHHPHPTAHL, from the exons ATGTCAGCCTCTTGGCGTGAGGACGAGGAAGAGTCGAAGGTGGGAGGAGTACGAGGGTCGAGGCTCAAACCGAGGTTCTCCTTCAATGAGGTCAAACTGCTGCTGGAGGCAGTGAAGATGAACAGATACATCATCCTCA GGAAGTTCAACCAAGGGGTGTCGGCTGAAGCCAAGAAACAGACCTGGGCTGAAATCACCAATCAGATCAACAGTCTGGGAGAGAATCACAGAGAG GTGCGTCAGATCATGAAGAAATGGGCGGATCTCAAATGTGACGGGAAGCGACGTGCCATCGCCCTCCGGGGCCCCAACGGCAGCAACGTGCGGAAGAAGAACCTGGGCCCCGTGGAGAGGATGGTCAATAAGATACTAATGATGAGCCCTcgaggag GCGGTGACAGCGATCTGGACTTTGGCGAAGACGAAGACCTTTCCAAGCTTTACAGTAAAGGGCCACCCACCACTACGGCCTCCTACTCCTACCTCAGCTTAACGGACAGTTCCCACTCTATTCCTGGAGGAGCCCCCTACgacctttctcctctctcctcaccagaGAAAGAACTTG GCGATACTTTCCACTCCTCCTCTGATTTTGAGCTGCCTGACGATGGAG ATGGTACCATGGACTTTGAAGAAAACGACGACTCCATGTTGTCCTCCTACCCTTCCCCTCTTCCCCCACCCTCAACCTCTCTGGACCCTCTGCCTGACAACGCCCTGCTGAGGATGAAGCCAGTCCACACCTACTCCCGGAACCACAGCCAGAACCACACCTCCCCCAGACCCGCCTCTGTGGCCTCGGGTTTGCCTCCCGTGTCGGATTCAGATGCCGCCTcgtcctctgctgctcctcccccGTCGCGGTCGCCACCAAGCTCCAACACgaccacctcctccctccctgctccttcctcctcctccacattagTCACAGCCAATACCTGCACCCCTCACCCTGCGCcgccctcttcctccatccctgGTGCTCCCGCCCTCACCGCCACTGTATCTTCCAACTCTCATGGACCTGTTCCCTCCTCCTCGGGCCTCCCACCCAACCGTCCCTCCACCTCAGGCTCCAGCCTGTCTGACCCCCTACCGGCCGGGGCGTCCTCCCGCAGGGCCCACGACCACGTGGCGCAGATGGCCTCTcagggcctccagcagcagcggGCCAGCAGGATGCTCCTGACCTCGGTGTCTCAGTCCCTGGAGATACTGGCTCAGTCTGTCCAGCTGCTGGTGGAGAGCCAACAGGAGTTTGTGCAGGagtctctgctgctgcagagggaGACGGTGGACATCCTCAGGGATTTCTCCAACACGGCACTGACCATGCTGAGAGACAAATCCAACAGTGGGCAGCTGGCGACACATCACCCTCATCCCACCGCACACTTGTGA
- the zgc:101731 gene encoding SNARE_SNAP25N and SNARE_SNAP23C domain-containing protein has product MDVQTPNMASDPPIRTKQQELQRTANQVTDESLESTRRMMQLVEESKDAGIRAVVMLDEQGEQLERIEEGMDSINRDMREAEKNLTDMAQCCGLCIWPIRKLKAFEESGAYKAVWGGGSGQDGVVSNQPPSSRVLDEREQMIMSGGHIRRVTNDAREDEMEENLAHVGSIIGNLKSMALDMGNEIDTQNVQIERIQGKAILNVSRIDAANQKANNLIKR; this is encoded by the exons atggacgtACAGACACCCAACATGGCGTCAGACCCGCCCATACGGACAAAGCAGCAGGAGCTGCAAAGGACAGCAAATCAGGTCACGGATGAG tCCCTGGAGAGCACAAGGCGGATGATGCAGCTGGTtgaggag AGTAAAGATGCTGGGATCAGAGCTGTGGTTATGCTGGATGAACAAGGAG AGCAGCTGGAGCGTATTGAGGAAGGCATGGACTCCATCAACAGGGACATGAGAGAGGCTGAGAAGAATCTGACAGACATGGCCCAGTGCTGTGGTCTGTGTATCTGGCCAATCAGGAA gctgaAGGCCTTTGAGGAGAGCGGGGCGTACAAGGCAGTCTGGGGCGGAGGATCCGGTCAGGACGGCGTTGTGTCCAATCAGCCGCCGTCGTCTCGAGTCCTCGATGAGAGGGAGCAAATGATCATGAGCGGAGGACACATacggag GGTGACTAATGATGCCCGGGAggatgagatggaggagaacCTGGCTCATGTCGGCAGCATCATCGGGAATCTGAAGAGCATGGCCCTGGACATGGGCAACGAGATCGACACGCAGAACGTCCAGATCGAACGCATCCAGGGAAAG GCCATTCTCAACGTGTCCCGCATCGACGCCGCCAACCAGAAAGCCAACAACCTCATCAAACGATAG
- the capns1b gene encoding calpain small subunit 1b, with protein MFFAKSLIKGIIDVVSNIDPAQFKSSDPPPPRRPLNFAESHENDEEKKFRRVFQQLAGEDMEVSPNELMDILNKVLGKHGGLKTDGFSIESCRSMVAVMDSDSTGKLGFHEFKYMWNNIKKWQAVYLKYDADGSGTINSGELPKAFEAAGFPLNDQLYKLIIRRYSDEHGSMDFDNFIGCLVRLDAMCRAFKTLDKDNSGSIDLDIKEWLQLTMYS; from the exons ATGTTTTTTGCAAAGAGCTTAATCAAAGGCATCATTGATGTTGTGAG CAACATCGACCCGGCTCAGTTCAAGTCCTCAGACCCT cctccTCCTCGCAGACCTCTGAACTTCGCAGAGTCCCATGAGAACGATGAGGAGAAAAAGTTTCGGAGAGTTTTCCAGCAGCTGGCCGGAGAG gACATGGAGGTGAGCCCCAATGAGCTGATGGACATCCTCAACAAAGTCCTGGGCAAAC ATGGAGGCCTGAAGACCGACGGTTTCAGCATCGAGTCCTGCAGGAGCATGGTCGCTGTCATGGAC AGTGACAGCACAGGTAAACTGGGCTTCCACGAGTTCAAATACATGTGGAACAACATCAAGAAGTGGCAG GCTGTCTATTTAAAATACGATGCAGATGGTTCAGGTACAATCAACTCTGGTGAACTGCCAAAGGCCTTTGAGGCTGcag gtttCCCTCTGAATGACCAGCTCTACAAGCTGATTATCCGTCGCTATAGCGATGAGCACGGCAGCATGGACTTTGACAATTTCATTGGCTGCCTGGTGCGACTCGACGCCATGTGCA gaGCCTTTAAGACCCTGGATAAGGACAACAGTGGCTCCATCGACCTGGACATCAAGGAG TGGCTTCAGCTGACGATGTACTCATGA